A region of Gottschalkia purinilytica DNA encodes the following proteins:
- a CDS encoding methyl-accepting chemotaxis protein, with the protein MLKKLNMGKKLVAMFILVGLIPILIIGYFVSTRVNENVEKDVLKNSTAFSQIIEEELDTFFIDFENDTKVVGENKYVLDALLFLEKNSIESEEWKKHYKILENYLPETQKKLEYDQFFITDMNGTVAYSTNSKDVIENLNIKERWYIAEALEGKESLVDLEKIIGGLNAMFYTIPIYSPDNPDKVIGTFSTMVNGKTLTSTVLNYVNKMGKTAEAYLINSEGVLLTKPRMGKFTEESILKDKINTKGTKLLKENIAKNKMEDHISEYKDYAGVDVLGFCEPMKLGNQTVGLVIEQNSEEVFSSLDKIIKVIIVTVSIVIIFGVALTIYMSRQITKPLRKAVGFVEDFGEGRFDRKLDIGSEDEIGMLEKAINKSIENINKLIKSVISNSQELGAISQQLSATTEEVFAQTESINYNIQEIATSMVENNTSTNIASTEGEDITEKIGELAKKVEDGNILAKEIEDRAYNLRKNAEDSMNLGKEMYKENQTSILKAIEEAKVVEEISDMAEIISNIAEQTNLLALNAAIEAARAGEHGKGFSVVAEEVRVLAQQSENTVAKIKNTVDLVQGAFNNMTDNANNILNFFDNTVIKDYESLVNTGSQYLKDAEMIGELITSFNITSKQIHSSIEKVKSSLDTVAVSVESTTSKSSDMVIVIEEISNAVKEIAKASETQANMAEELNEIVGVFKV; encoded by the coding sequence GTTAGTTGCTATGTTTATACTGGTTGGGCTAATACCAATACTTATAATAGGGTATTTTGTGTCTACTAGAGTAAATGAAAATGTAGAAAAAGATGTATTAAAAAATAGTACAGCTTTTTCACAAATAATCGAGGAAGAATTGGATACATTTTTTATAGATTTTGAAAATGATACAAAAGTAGTAGGAGAAAATAAATATGTATTAGATGCACTTTTATTTTTAGAAAAAAACAGTATTGAATCGGAAGAATGGAAAAAACATTATAAAATATTGGAGAACTACTTGCCAGAAACACAGAAAAAATTAGAATATGATCAATTCTTTATTACAGATATGAACGGTACAGTTGCTTACTCAACAAATAGCAAGGATGTAATAGAAAACTTAAATATTAAAGAGAGATGGTATATAGCAGAGGCTTTAGAGGGAAAAGAATCTTTAGTGGACCTAGAGAAAATAATAGGTGGTCTTAATGCAATGTTTTATACTATACCTATATATTCTCCTGACAATCCAGATAAAGTAATAGGGACATTTTCTACAATGGTAAACGGAAAAACACTTACAAGTACTGTACTAAATTACGTAAATAAGATGGGAAAAACAGCAGAAGCTTATTTGATAAATTCAGAAGGTGTATTACTAACTAAACCAAGAATGGGAAAATTCACAGAAGAATCTATATTAAAAGATAAAATAAATACAAAAGGAACTAAATTATTAAAAGAAAATATAGCTAAAAATAAAATGGAAGATCATATAAGTGAATATAAGGATTATGCAGGAGTAGATGTACTAGGATTTTGTGAACCTATGAAATTAGGAAATCAAACTGTAGGTCTTGTTATAGAACAAAATTCAGAAGAAGTTTTCAGCTCATTAGATAAAATTATAAAAGTAATAATAGTAACAGTTAGTATAGTCATTATATTTGGAGTAGCTTTAACTATTTATATGTCAAGACAAATAACAAAGCCATTAAGAAAGGCAGTTGGATTTGTAGAAGACTTTGGAGAAGGACGCTTTGACAGAAAGTTAGATATAGGTAGTGAAGATGAAATTGGGATGCTAGAAAAAGCTATTAACAAGTCTATAGAAAATATAAATAAACTGATTAAAAGTGTAATATCTAATTCACAAGAGTTAGGAGCTATAAGTCAACAACTATCAGCTACTACTGAAGAAGTTTTTGCACAAACAGAATCTATTAACTATAATATACAGGAAATAGCTACAAGCATGGTTGAAAATAATACTTCGACTAATATAGCATCTACAGAAGGCGAAGATATTACTGAGAAAATAGGAGAGCTTGCTAAGAAAGTAGAAGATGGGAATATATTAGCAAAAGAAATAGAAGATAGAGCATATAACTTAAGAAAAAATGCTGAGGACTCTATGAATCTTGGAAAAGAAATGTATAAAGAAAATCAAACAAGTATATTAAAAGCCATAGAAGAAGCAAAAGTTGTAGAAGAAATATCGGATATGGCAGAAATCATATCTAATATAGCTGAACAAACTAACCTACTAGCACTAAATGCAGCAATTGAGGCAGCAAGAGCAGGAGAACATGGGAAAGGATTTAGCGTAGTTGCAGAAGAAGTAAGAGTATTAGCTCAGCAATCAGAAAATACTGTAGCGAAGATTAAAAATACAGTTGACTTAGTACAAGGTGCTTTTAATAACATGACGGATAATGCAAATAATATATTAAACTTTTTTGATAACACTGTTATAAAAGACTATGAATCACTAGTTAATACAGGAAGTCAATATTTAAAAGATGCAGAAATGATTGGGGAACTTATAACAAGTTTTAATATAACAAGTAAACAGATACATAGTTCTATAGAGAAAGTAAAGTCCTCTCTAGATACTGTAGCAGTATCAGTTGAAAGTACTACATCAAAATCAAGTGATATGGTTATCGTAATAGAGGAAATATCAAATGCAGTAAAAGAAATAGCTAAAGCTTCTGAAACACAAGCAAATATGGCAGAAGAATTAAATGAAATAGTTGGGGTATTCAAGGTTTAA